In Erpetoichthys calabaricus chromosome 11, fErpCal1.3, whole genome shotgun sequence, the DNA window tttaaatgcaaaatacattgttttgtttaagaaCCCCAGAGACAGGCAACAGATATCAATATTGGCCCGTCAGATGTACCCCAGAAGGTGGCGCTACTTCCTGGAAGCTTATGAGGATGCAACTAAGCCAGCCTTTGGCTTTCTACTGGTAGATTTAAATACTAATACGCCCGACGAGTTTCGTCTCAGGGCATCCATATACCTGTCGCAGCGCCCGGTGGCTTACGTGTTTAAAAACCCAAAggataaaaaaatgtgattttaatgGCCCCTGTGTCATTTTATAAAAGACGTCTTCCCGAACACCATGTCCTCCAGGATTAAACGAAATTTACAACTCATGCGATTGCTTATAAAGGCAAAACCAAAGCAGAGAAAGTCCATTTTGTGTGCAGCTTCTGATGATTTAATTCTGGCTATTTGTGAAATTGCGCTAAATGCAATTAAGGGTAGCCTACCATTAAATTCCAGACAGATCggcattcttaaaaagaaacgcattattataaaaaatctgaGCAATAAAAAAGTTGCCATTAAACGAAAGAAACGTATTATAAATCAGTCTGGTGGATTTATCGGCCAACTACTTGGCATAGCGATTCCTTTACTCACCGGTCTAATTGCAAATCGGTAAAAATGGAGCACGCTGAGAAAATGTACCTTGTACCAGAAAAACAACTGGAGCAGATCAAAACATATGCCGGTGAAGAAACAGATATGACAAAAAACACTATGCAAACGCTTGACCATGAGATGAGAAGTATTTTACAAAATAGTGCCCTATCACCGAATGAAAAACTGGAACTGTATTTTCACACTTTGCAGCGCTATCTGAGTCTATTGAGACAACGGGAATCACAGAAGTCTACATTGACTCTCATCCTACCAGAAACTGAAGCGCCACACCAGACCCCTGCATTGCAACCGACCACAGACAGGGTTGATGTTGTCATAAGAGACGTTTTGGATGCCGTCTCTCAGAGACACCGTAAAAATACGGAAATGCTAATTCGGAAAATGACACAAAACTCGACCACAACGTCCTGGAATGAAAGAGGAGAATTTTTATATAAAGGCACACCCGTTATTGGCACAAATATGATTGATCTGATCAAGTTCGCCACGCAGACAGGGACACTAAATAAGAGTGGAAAACCAAAAGGTTGGGATTTATTCTTTAACGCTATGGCCGAAATTAACGTGCCCGGGTCCATTTTTCCGAACTTGGGTGTTCGGGCTTTATTTCAAGAGATTAAAAATGACCCCAATGCGCTTCAAGCCAGCCGTAAACAGCTTCGTCCTCCTGTATCACATGATTTTCCAACAAGGCCGGACAGGGCCTCGGCCTCTGTAGCTGAAACACCCAGGCTGGTTAGACAGATCAGAAAACGCCCAGTCTTTAGAAAAAgtcaactattaaaaaaacacacatggctcacagtatgaataaaagtgtttcaaaaataaatgtagaaaaatagtGTTTTAATATGGCTGTTTATTAGTATGTACTattgctattattgttattatcattttagatcattttgtttgtttgattgtatCATGAAGCTGTGAAAATACTTTTACACCCTGTGTTAAGGCTTTGAAAAAATAAGTAAgctgcatatattatatacagtttattagtgtgtattatcactattattttcatttagatgATTTCGTTTGTTTGATTGTATCATGATTCTGTTAACTGtgtgaaaaatgcttttacaCTGTGTGTTATTACCatgtgaacatttaaaaataaataaaatatatatatatatatatatataaacagacccttttttttttttttatctgtctgatTATTGGATTATTCACTATAATGACCACAGACACGTTTTATGTTGGTTaatatctcatttatttatttattttcaaataagggGATACAGATAGttgcaacatcttttttttttttctgcatataataTTTTGCATATAATATTCAGCAAAAGCAAACACACGACTGACTTATTTCTGATTTCTGGGTAAACAtatccagtttcatattttcagtttgtcccttttttatttgatgaaaatatCTAACAACCATCTGGTCATTTAGACGAATATCTCCTGGGTACAAGTCCAATATTTGGTTCATGGTAAGTCCTTTGCTTTTTTGATTCAGATAAAAAACACAGTGGTGACCACAACTGGTTGAGAAAAACTCCTGTAACTGAATACTGTTATAAGTGATGCATTTAGCATTAATCTTCAAAAATTTCATAATAACTTTGGGAAATATTTCAGAATCTGGGGGGGTTCCATACGAGTCAAAAAATTCAGCTTTTCCATGATTTGCAAGGTAAATGGCAATCCAATGCTTTCCGGGTTTATCATGGGGATCTGTGTTTACGATCATAAACAGAGGTCTGGCAACCAACTTCTCCATGGGCAGTTGATCTGAAGGGAATACATCCAGAAAATGGATGCGTGTCAGCGGCCCAGGTGTAAGGGCGGTCCTGAGCTGCACAGTGTCCAGAGGCTGCATGTCTGAACATGTCTACGGCTTAACTGTAGTCGTAAATAACTTGCCGACGCATGTTAATTTCAATGATGTTGTCAAAAACTGCATACACAATCATATTCACTGTATCTTGCAGCGGTTGAGCAAATCTTATTTCGGCCCTGAGGTTGCCTGTTTTGATGAGTGAATAGTGTCCTGTTGATTCCATATCAGGGCTTAGGTTGAATGCAAAAAGTGAATAGCCTTTAGCAAACTCTTCACGATCAACTAACAGGGCCTTATCTTTCATCCTCTTGTCAGCGGTCTCCACCAGTTGAAAATATTCTCTGACACAGTGTCCATTAGCAAAATCAGGCTGCAGAGGCTTGCTGGGTATCTGCTCTCCATCCAGGTAAAGAGCCATGAAGTTGATgttgttatgtttaaaattaaaggggTTGTGTGTAAAGTTGCCACTGAAAGCTGCATTGTCAACAAATCCCAAAACAACCAATTTGGGCAGCTgtcccagaaacaggttttcctgGTTGCAGACACGACTCCCAGTAGGTATGCTGAACACTTTCATTTGAACCCGGTCGATTGGGTATTTTGCGTTGCTGGTCATCAAGGCCTCAGCATGACCCAGTCTGACTGCCGGGTTGACTTGAACTCTTTTCACAAATAATGATGCTGATAATATGCTGACCTTAAATTCATCAccattgctcatcagacaaaagtCATCCTTATTTCGCACCAACTTTAGTTTTACATCAACCCCATTAATTAATAATTGCTCTTGAAAGAAGAGATCTGCATGGATGTGACCCAATAAATCAACCCTGTGGCTTCTGGACGTGTAAGCAGCCCTTTTATTGAACCCCAAATTTGTGCCATCCAGTGCAGTGGCTTCGTGGTGACCGGGTGTGTCTTTATAGAACAGTCCAGctgaaaattgtgttttcagGGTCTCGTCTCCGTAATTTAGTACGGTTTCGATAAACGCTCGATATGGGTAACAGTTATTGCTCTGGCTGATCAATCTGTCCCCGATGATGATGTCCACCTGACTGAACAAAGAAGCAATCGGGTAGTTTACAAGGGCAACACGTGAATCGGCGGCCAGAGTTGTTccatcatttttatgtattttacagcTTAAGTAGAGGAGTGTGTTGTTGGGGTCCAGGTATTGATCATTTCGGGCAATGGAAAACTCAAGTGGGGCATTTTCTGACAATGCTGTGAGAGGCGGCACTTCGGCATAGTAGCTTTTTTCAATGCTGGTTTGTGTTGGTGACAGCTGAAATATGTCCACTTCCGATTTTGCACATTCATCTGATGCACAGTGTACAAAAGCCATGTTTAGAATATATCACTAGAATTTTGCTTAGTTCTGGATCTTCTCTtggttgactttctttttttagCAGAGTGTCGAGCTTTTTTCCTCTTTGCTCTCTTCCTGGGCCGTGCAGGTGGCCCGAGCAGTGCTAGATGGGgtgtgtgtctttttcttttaacacctCTCTTTATAACAATCATACCAGAACCTTCTTGTTGGGGTGTTGCAACTTTATTCATTACAGCACCTGCCACATGACTCATGACATCATTAGCAATGCTTTTCGCTGCTGACTTGACATGAGGTTTAGCAATTTCTAGCCCTCGCCTAAACAGAGGCACTGCTTTTCTGAAGAGAGCTTTAAAAATACCACCAATACCACCACCGTACTGGACAGGGAGACCATGAAACCCTGGTAGACCATTGCCAGCTTGTATCTTGTAATAAGATGCGTAGGTGCGTGGATCTCCATAGTTTTTTGTTAcaagcatgtttaaaaattgatAGATCTTGCTGGACGAAAATGCAACTTGATTATTACTTTACCATACTGGAACGGAACTGGTTTATTCTGGTCCGTCTTAATTTCAATCCTTATAGTATTGAAGCTTTGCACGGCGAGTGGTAGGTAGTGtggcttttcaaaaaatatggtgacatTTGCACCGTCTTCACCTTTTATGTTTACACATCTCAGTAATGGCGCATGCGTATCTCCAACAAGTTGTGGTTCGATAATATCTGTATACACGAACATGGTGGAAAAACCACCTGTGATATCTGCCGAGTTGGGTGACTTGTGAGACAGCTTATCATGATCAAACCCGAGAATGTAAGACAGCTCCCCGGACACTTGGAGCAAAATGCTTTTATCACTAATCAGGTGAACGGTTCTACTGGCAGGATTGTATTTAAGTATTGCCTTAGGTGATGACGGGTTGGTATCAATGACATGATTCATTTCCGACAACAATGCTTCAATATTCCTGAAATAGCCTTTGTTTAAAGTGTATGTCCATTTTGTTGATCTTGTTTCCTCATTCATTAGCGTAAATTGTGTTGGTTGAGTGATGAAATTGAACGTTTTTGGGTATGTCAGTTCCACCAATGCCACTTCCCAGTCTCTGGACAGTTCTATTGTCTTGGCTAGCTGAACGGTGAATGATGCTATCATGTTGTTGGGAAAAGTCCTGGCCGATGAATTACTCGGCAGGGTCACATAAAAGCCATTTCTGAAtgtagacaattttttttttttttttttttttcttgctttctcaaCTTCTTATGTCTTTCACTTCTGAAGCCTTGACCCAACTGTTAAATTTCTTGTCCCAGCCAAGCCATTTTACCAATACATGCTTGTTTCTACCACGCCCACGACTGGCTAGAATTTTCTGGATGCGGTACACCTGGTTAGCATCgggatttattttttgtaactcttcTGCATAAAACGTCCCTTGAATTTCATCACCTGCATAATCTTTTAGTTTGTAGACAGGTTTGATCCGTTTTAAACAGTCCacgataataaatatttcatctgtaaaCGACTGTTCATAGCCTTTTTCGaatacaccttttaattttgaaacacgGACATGATCCCCTATTTTCAAAGTGCACGGTGTAGATTTTCTTTGCCCTGACTTGCCATAGACTGTTTTCCAAACACTCAGAGCATTTTCTGGAGTCACATCTACAGGGCTTGTTTTAATCGTGGTGTGAAAACTGTGGTTATAACTCTGCAGAAAGTCTGACAGGACATCTATATACCGAAAAGTATtggcatatgtaaaatatttccacattttggactttaaggTTCTATTGAACCGTTCTACTATGCTGGCCTTTACATCGCTGTTCgtgacaaaatgtacaatattgttctgtttgaGTAGTTTTTGGAccaatgtgttatgaaattctttgcCTTGATCTGTCTGTAGCTTGTTAGGAACTCGACCCTGTCTAAAGATCAAACTAAAACCCCGAGAAACTTCTTTCCCTGTCTTGGCCTTTAATGGCACAGCCCAAGCATATTTTGACAGCACATCGATACACGTGAGGATAAATTTATATCCATCATTGAATCTTGAGTAATAAGACATCTCTACCAAATCGGCTTGCCACTGGTCATCGACCGTTGAAACAATGGTTCTGTTTCTCTTGAACCTCAGCCGTGCTGGTTTGTGCACGCTGTAAGTGTATTGCCCACTCATCCATTCCAGCACATTTTTTCGCTTAACATTTTTCCGACGACTTGATACATTTCTCAAGAAGCTGTTAATACCACCGAAACTGCCaggctccttgggtgtgtaatagagCCTCTCTAAAGTTTTCCTTTCCATCCTCTTGCAGGGGGTCTGTCACTCAAgctctctgtactctctgtacacacCCGGGCGCTGTAAGCAGATAAGAGCAGGCTCACTCAAgctctctgtactctctgtacacacCCCGGCGCTGTGCGCAGCCACGAGCAGGATGCCTGCTCCGCCCCAAAATCACTGACATACCTTTTGACGCCTTACAGGGGCCCGAAGCGCCGGCTCGGATCACAATGATGAACAGACCCAGTTTTTAGGATCAAGGCTAAGAGCAGCCAACCATTTTTCCTTACGCACGACTGACAAAAGGGCTGGTGCCGGTCAAACAGCGCACCCGTCAACAGGCAGAGATCAGAGCGCAGGGAAACACCCAAATTAACTCAGGTGGCATACGGTGGGTACCGGAAATGCCAAGGGGGGCGGGACAAACACCTGTCAAAAAGGTATGATGTATAAAAGTGACGCTCCTTTACTACTCATGTGCCTAAAGCCCCACCTTGACTCCTTCccaaatttcacatatttgaatatgcaaatcgatataaatagcccggcacggtggcacagtggtagcgctgctgcctcgcagtaaggagacctgggttcacttcccgggtactccctgtgtggagtttgcatgttctccctgtgtctgcgtgggcttcctccgggtgctccggtttcctcccacagtccaaagacatgcaggttaggtgcattggcgatcctaaattgtccttagtgttcgtgtgtgtgtatgtgccctgcggtgggatggtgccctgtctgggatttgttcctgccttgcactctgtgttggctgggattggctccagcagacccctgtgaccctgtgttaggatatagcgggttggataatggatggatggatataaatagcctcttccattcagtgttttgttaaaagtccatggcaaaagcacgtggtgaaaagaagaatttcagcaaatgtgaaatggaggtcttgctcagtgaagtggaggcaaggaaaaacgtattatttggCAGCTTAGGCAgtggtaaaaacaacaaaaggaaattgatggagtgtaACAGCTTGGtaaagacactcaaaagttccAGTTCAGAAAGCT includes these proteins:
- the LOC127529728 gene encoding uncharacterized protein F54H12.2-like; translated protein: MAFVHCASDECAKSEVDIFQLSPTQTSIEKSYYAEVPPLTALSENAPLEFSIARNDQYLDPNNTLLYLSCKIHKNDGTTLAADSRVALVNYPIASLFSQVDIIIGDRLISQSNNCYPYRAFIETVLNYGDETLKTQFSAGLFYKDTPGHHEATALDGTNLGFNKRAAYTSRSHRVDLLGHIHADLFFQEQLLINGVDVKLKLVRNKDDFCLMSNGDEFKVSILSASLFVKRVQVNPAVRLGHAEALMTSNAKYPIDRVQMKVFSIPTGSRVCNQENLFLGQLPKLVVLGFVDNAAFSGNFTHNPFNFKHNNINFMALYLDGEQIPSKPLQPDFANGHCVREYFQLVETADKRMKDKALLVDREEFAKGYSLFAFNLSPDMESTGHYSLIKTGNLRAEIRFAQPLQDTVNMIVYAVFDNIIEINMRRQVIYDYS